The proteins below come from a single Salinivibrio kushneri genomic window:
- a CDS encoding FlgO family outer membrane protein, with protein sequence MKKWIVAIVALLVTGCAYTPIYNGKEPYSGSEFFLKQRPRHTLDYFLNSMADELLATNAYLTARTPLAVTSFVDLQKMDETNWLGNTVTEGLIYQMQRRGFTVIDFKSTGAIRVTEDGDFTISRDWKELNPEQQIDYVLTGTMLRQGGGVLVNARVIGMESRVVVASAQGFLPADRIGRDIDSLYKVRKRDGVIIRDDQNRVKRETVVLKP encoded by the coding sequence ATGAAAAAGTGGATAGTGGCGATAGTAGCGCTATTGGTAACAGGCTGTGCTTACACGCCAATTTATAACGGCAAAGAGCCGTATTCGGGCAGTGAGTTTTTCCTTAAGCAGCGGCCACGTCACACCCTTGATTACTTTTTAAACAGCATGGCCGATGAACTGTTAGCCACCAATGCGTATTTGACAGCGCGAACACCCTTGGCGGTTACCTCGTTTGTTGATTTGCAAAAAATGGATGAGACCAATTGGTTAGGTAATACCGTGACCGAGGGGCTTATTTACCAAATGCAGCGCCGCGGCTTTACGGTGATTGACTTTAAATCAACCGGCGCCATTCGCGTGACGGAAGACGGCGATTTTACCATTAGTCGAGACTGGAAAGAGCTGAACCCTGAACAACAAATCGATTATGTATTGACGGGTACCATGTTGCGTCAAGGCGGTGGGGTATTAGTCAATGCACGAGTGATTGGTATGGAGTCTCGCGTGGTGGTTGCCTCGGCGCAAGGCTTCTTGCCGGCCGATCGTATTGGGCGTGATATTGATAGTTTATACAAGGTTCGCAAACGCGATGGCGTTATTATTCGAGACGATCAAAACCGCGTGAAGCGTGAGACAGTGGTGCTAAAACCTTAG
- a CDS encoding flagella assembly protein FlgT codes for MKTLLARLTLIVSLSVVPWAHAAWYEVSASSPILESQQAARVRALEAATFDAMRFAGADVGSLQQLKRFYSQVKPGYQFSGNAVREVQVLEEGTQGGNYVVNLRLDIYPSANACHKTQYKKGMVLTRFPIVSPQQAALGGIYQFGDDFSVLLNREIKQHAQSFVGRGIANVDVSPNAPRTVAMLAEDKDAQFVITGAITDLSATTDASGFGEAQNNRQLAVNVQAMDSESGEVIFQRRYRDVAQWPFERHSQVDTQTARFWQSPYGQMARRMSRNILLDLESSLSCRASKPEIVALKDNIAQINVGRINGVKQGDQLNLWHIASFTDDLGIVRTQRRKSGITLTVARVYESSAEAVVQPNNLSGSIQIGDIVTKGVN; via the coding sequence ATGAAAACCCTTTTGGCGCGGTTAACGCTCATTGTCAGCCTGAGTGTCGTTCCTTGGGCACACGCGGCGTGGTATGAAGTATCGGCCAGCTCCCCGATACTCGAAAGCCAGCAAGCCGCCCGTGTTCGGGCACTTGAAGCAGCGACCTTTGATGCCATGCGCTTCGCAGGTGCCGATGTGGGCAGCTTGCAGCAACTCAAACGTTTTTACTCACAAGTCAAACCTGGTTACCAGTTTAGCGGCAATGCGGTGCGCGAAGTACAAGTGTTGGAAGAAGGCACGCAAGGCGGCAATTATGTTGTCAATCTGCGCTTAGATATCTACCCATCGGCAAACGCTTGCCACAAAACCCAGTATAAAAAAGGCATGGTGCTAACACGTTTTCCGATTGTTTCGCCCCAACAAGCCGCGTTAGGGGGCATTTATCAATTTGGCGATGACTTCTCCGTACTCCTCAACCGTGAGATTAAACAACACGCACAAAGCTTTGTAGGACGTGGTATCGCCAATGTCGATGTATCGCCCAATGCGCCACGCACGGTGGCCATGTTAGCTGAAGATAAAGACGCGCAGTTTGTGATCACAGGCGCCATTACTGATCTGTCTGCCACAACTGATGCCAGCGGCTTTGGTGAGGCACAAAATAACCGCCAATTGGCCGTCAATGTTCAGGCAATGGACAGTGAGAGTGGTGAAGTCATATTTCAGCGCCGCTATCGCGATGTCGCCCAATGGCCGTTTGAACGCCATAGCCAAGTCGATACCCAAACTGCGCGCTTTTGGCAATCTCCTTATGGGCAAATGGCACGCCGAATGAGTCGAAATATATTGTTAGATTTAGAGTCGTCACTTTCCTGCCGCGCCAGTAAGCCAGAAATCGTCGCACTCAAAGACAATATTGCACAAATAAATGTCGGACGTATCAATGGGGTTAAACAAGGCGATCAATTAAACCTTTGGCACATTGCCTCGTTCACCGATGATTTAGGCATCGTACGTACTCAACGTCGAAAAAGCGGGATCACACTGACCGTTGCACGCGTTTATGAAAGCAGCGCTGAAGCTGTAGTTCAGCCCAATAACCT